The Triticum urartu cultivar G1812 chromosome 5, Tu2.1, whole genome shotgun sequence genome contains the following window.
TAAAACAAATATCATTTCACTACAAGAATGAGCAACTGAGCTTATATCATTATTTACTGGTTAAAGAGCCCAATGTCAATTGGACTAGGAAAATAGTGCAGTCAAAATATTGGTCTTTTATAATGGAAGGGAGTTGTATAAAAATAACATCATAAGTCAAATTAGTAGTAGATATAGACACTCGGATATATATACTGTAGCGAGCATGGGCACCAAAATGGTTATTTGTCTGAATTAAATAATGTATCAAGGAAAGGACAGGGCCTCTGTAGATACACATATGGAAGTTCTATCATGAAGATTGAGTTTTAACTGCCAAGGATGGCATGTGCTAGGCATGGAAGAAGCTAACAGTAAGTTTGGCTATTTTTAATTTATTTTCTAAACAAAGTTTACGGTCGAAGGACCCCGAAGCTGGTATAACATGTCAAACTTTGTTACATCACAACCCATAGGAGGACCCTAAAAAAATAAAACTTAGTCCTTCACTTTTGCACACAGGATTTGGATCAAACAAAAGAAACACAATCGAGTCTTGGAGCTGCAGCCAGTGTATGAGGAGACGATGACTACGTTATCACCAACAAAAGACACCTTACCAACACGAGCAGAGCCACTCTCAACTTGTTTGCTGAGGACACCCGACCAAGGCGGCAAGGGGGCGAAGGGCCTCCAAAATATGGAGGTTGAACAAGGAGGCGAAGGGGATTGGCGTCAGGCCTCGCAGCGGGCGATCAACCCTCAACACCGCATATAGGAGTATTTAGAGTACCAGTATGCATAAATAGCAGGACACTGAATCCAGATTTCAGACCATAAAACCACACCAAGAAAAACACAAGCCACTGCTAAGAGAAGTAACTCTATGAAATCTACCCCTCCTTACGAAGACAAGAGGGGATCTAACACTCATGAGTCATGACAGACATTTTCCTGCAGGCAGTTTAAGAAAAAACAAAGCTACTAATGCAGTAGGATTGTGGCAGGTTGCAGCACTAAAAGATATGTTCATACTTAAATATTTACCAAGCACAGTTCAACCAATTAGTATAGTTAGAGCATTCATAGCCCATCATCATCGTTTCATGGCGTACCTCTGGAAGATGTGGCCCAGGGTATTGTGTTTCACCACCTTGGGAACTATGATCTTGTTTGCAGGTCGAGTCCTTTCTGTCAACCTTTGAATCAGCTGGTCCATCTGCAATACATAATGCATGATTGCAGGTGGAAAGTTACAAGGAAAAAAAAGTGAAGCATGCATATGCACATGCTGAAACAGAAATCGTTTTTCTTGCCCAACTTTAGTCAACAGAAATAATGCTTTTCGAGCTAGACACCCAAATTTCAACTAAAGAAAAAGGCTTTTGAATGACCATATAAATTGGTACAAAACATTGCAATACCACCCAAGTATCTCCGCGGTGCTCAAACAAATAAAACAAGACAGGGGAACGCATAATCGACAGGGTGCATAGACAGTCAACTTGGGCTCCCCTATGTTGTGTTGCCAAGGAGAGTGAATTGCAAAAAACCACCACATTTGGGGCTTAACTTGCAGAAAACAACGTGGTCGCTAATCATTTGCAAAAGCCACCGCGGATTCAGTAACAGTTTTGCAGATTGCACTGAACATGTCATTTGGCTCGGTTGAGGGCGTTTCCGACATGTGGGGCCCAATATGCGTGACATGGCGTAACGGACGCGCTGACGGCGCCGTTTGCTTAAGACAAACGCGGTCGGGTCGCCAGAGACAGACCACCCGCGCCCGACCACATCTCGCTCGATTTCTCTGCTCTCACGCTCGCTCTCTCTGCTCCCACACTCGCTCGCTCCCCTCCCATTTGCTCCTCTCCTTTCCGGTCACCGCCGGCTGCCGTCCGCCATGGTGTCCTGGACCGACAGTGAGAGCACTGACGGCTCCGCCGCACAGTACATCTCCTCTGACGACTCCCCTGTCAAGGTCAGAACATTCTATTCCTCATTTCTGTTCTAGGGTTTGTAGGGTTGAACATTTGCTCGATTTGAACACGGTTTTGTTGGATTTCTCAGATCCCAGCTACAATTGATGAGCCGTCGTTCGAGGGTCTTGCTGATGACTTGAATGTGATTTGTGAGCATGGGAATCCAGGGAGGAAGTATGTTGCATTTGAGGGGATAAGCACTGGTAGGAGGTTCATTGCTTGTGCCACTGAAGTAAGTTTTAAGTTGTGTTTGTAGCATTCCAATTCTTGTTCTAGGGTTTGTAGTAACTGTTCCTGTTCCAGGGTTCATAGTTACTGTTCATGTTCTAGGGTTCATAGTCACTGCTCATGTTCTAGGGTTTATAATTACTGAATTTAGTTCTAGGATTCATAGGTAGTGTTCTTAGTTGTAGTTTTCATAATTATTCATCATTAAATGAATGTGATTCTGGTACATTAACAGAATCAGCTATTTAACTGAATCTGTAAGTAATGTCTGTAATTTTGAACTGATTTTTTCTATTGTAGGGTGTTGCAAATTGTGGATTAGTGCAGTGGGTAGATGAGCATTGGCCAGAGCATCTGCAGAATGCTATTCATAAGCTCTGGCTTATGTATGAGCATAGCCAGCATGAAAACAGGATGGCATGCCTGGAGCATTCAAGCACTGTACACAATCTCACATAGCAGGAAAAAGAGTTGTAGGAGACATATGAGAAGCTTATTGAAGATTTGAACAACCTCTTGGATTATAAGGATAGCCAGCCTGAGGTAAACCAGAAGAATGGTGCTGACAACATTTCAGTTAGTGTGGAAAGCAGCATGACAAAGGATGCTGAGATAAAAAAATTAAAGGCTGTTGTTGACCAGTTAAAGAAAATTCATGTAGCTCAAG
Protein-coding sequences here:
- the LOC125509270 gene encoding uncharacterized protein LOC125509270 — translated: MVSWTDSESTDGSAAQYISSDDSPVKIPATIDEPSFEGLADDLNVICEHGNPGRKYVAFEGISTGRRFIACATEGVANCGLVQWVDEHWPEHLQNAIHKLWLMYEHSQHENRMACLEHSSTETYEKLIEDLNNLLDYKDSQPEVNQKNGADNISVSVESSMTKDAEIKKLKAVVDQLKKIHVAQVTVIRNFKFNHLKEKEKLSSDKRTLEICYADLKKEKDKLDCCIAELMKVKEKLTMEKSTLASCIVELKTAGDSNKRKLHQIKAICDED